Proteins encoded by one window of Melanotaenia boesemani isolate fMelBoe1 chromosome 10, fMelBoe1.pri, whole genome shotgun sequence:
- the fam169b gene encoding protein FAM169B isoform X2 translates to MYPVDLPAVDDTELNSAAQQYLSTLAATPCSNEWFQCSQTSKVEITARNISQLQLFEDEQPTCVVLALHPPDDQTKVVALYLHGKWWHLDDVLRTSSKSRSGLVSVQTMMERVIVFLLSQVVERPSSGEVLFSLHPRTESCKVLWMDNQAVGFYSVKHKGSLCDGWTSCSYLLPVLDTVLVRRSCRRRGFSLQILVDFCSSFSSEEFLGISSPLSPSMAAVVRSFLQQHEEHRERLYEVEAPGGWTQRRNIWLNIRLDRYHLGIKEGSSPTSGQTQQNKGSISFQQTCEMDHISLSSCNMNTLLLRASAEQQIKPGDMNHGKISLSSKISGTRCNPAVNADVLDCEPLTRSQITVQALKSKDTLSGKHSSDEPEEMQKSAKRSRMTVNL, encoded by the exons ATGTACCCAGTAGACCTGCCAGCTGTGGATGACACCGAGCTGAACTCTGCAGCTCAACAGTACCTCTCCACTTTGGCTGCAACACCATGCAGCAATGAGTGGTTTCAGTGCTCACAAACCTCAAAG GTGGAGATAACAGCGAGAAATAtaagccagctgcagctgtttgaaGATGAGCAACCAACCTGTGTGGTGCTGGCACTTCACCCTCCAGATGATCAAACTAAAG TGGTGGCTTTATACCTGCATGGCAAGTGGTGGCATTTGGATGATGTGTTGCGAACGTCAAGTAAATCCAGAAGTGGCTTGGTGTCG GTGCAGACGATGATGGAGCGGGTGATTGTGTTCCTGCTCAGTCAGGTAGTGGAGAGGCCTTCGTCAGGGGAGGTGTTATTCTCCCTGCACCCCCGCACAGAGAGCTGCAAAGTGCTGTGGATGGACAACCAGGCGGTCGGCTTCTACAGCGTCAAACACAAAG GCAGCCTGTGTGACGGCTGGACCAGCTGCAGCTACCTGCTGCCCGTCCTCGACACGGTGCTGGTaagaaggagctgcaggaggagaggCTTCAGCCTTCAGATTCTGGTGGATTTctgctcctctttctcctctgaGGAGTTTCTGGGAATCAGCTCTCCATTATCACCGAGCATGGCAGCAG TGGTCAGGAGCTTCCTGCAGCAGCATGAGGAGCACCGTGAGCGTCTGTATGAGGTGGAGGCTCCAGGAGGCTGGACTCAGCGACGAAACATCTGGCTCAACATCCGGCTGGACCGTTACCACCTTG GCATTAAAGAGGGGAGCAGTCCAACATCAGGGCAAACACAACAGAATAAAGGCAGCATCTCATTTCAGCAG aCTTGTGAAATGGACCATATCTCACTGAGTAGCTGTAACATGAACACTCTACTGCTAAGAGCCTCTGCTGAGCAACAGATTAAACCTGGTGATATGAACCATGGAAAAATCTCCCTGAGCAGCAAGATCTCTGGGACAAGATGTAACCCTGCAGTTAATGCTGATGTTTTGGACTGTGAACCTCTCACCAGGTCCCAAATCACAGTGCAAGCTCTGAAATCCAAGGACACTCTGTCAGGAAAGCACAGCAGCGATGAACCggaggaaatgcaaaaaagtgCCAAAAGATCTAGAATGACTGTCAATCTGTGA
- the fam169b gene encoding protein FAM169B isoform X4: MSTGIMYPVDLPAVDDTELNSAAQQYLSTLAATPCSNEWFQCSQTSKVEITARNISQLQLFEDEQPTCVVLALHPPDDQTKVVALYLHGKWWHLDDVLRTSSKSRSGLVSVQTMMERVIVFLLSQVVERPSSGEVLFSLHPRTESCKVLWMDNQAVGFYSVKHKGSLCDGWTSCSYLLPVLDTVLVRRSCRRRGFSLQILVDFCSSFSSEEFLGISSPLSPSMAAVVRSFLQQHEEHRERLYEVEAPGGWTQRRNIWLNIRLDRYHLGIKEGSSPTSGQTQQNKGSISFQQSLIIISTADNINS, from the exons ATGTCAACAGGAA TCATGTACCCAGTAGACCTGCCAGCTGTGGATGACACCGAGCTGAACTCTGCAGCTCAACAGTACCTCTCCACTTTGGCTGCAACACCATGCAGCAATGAGTGGTTTCAGTGCTCACAAACCTCAAAG GTGGAGATAACAGCGAGAAATAtaagccagctgcagctgtttgaaGATGAGCAACCAACCTGTGTGGTGCTGGCACTTCACCCTCCAGATGATCAAACTAAAG TGGTGGCTTTATACCTGCATGGCAAGTGGTGGCATTTGGATGATGTGTTGCGAACGTCAAGTAAATCCAGAAGTGGCTTGGTGTCG GTGCAGACGATGATGGAGCGGGTGATTGTGTTCCTGCTCAGTCAGGTAGTGGAGAGGCCTTCGTCAGGGGAGGTGTTATTCTCCCTGCACCCCCGCACAGAGAGCTGCAAAGTGCTGTGGATGGACAACCAGGCGGTCGGCTTCTACAGCGTCAAACACAAAG GCAGCCTGTGTGACGGCTGGACCAGCTGCAGCTACCTGCTGCCCGTCCTCGACACGGTGCTGGTaagaaggagctgcaggaggagaggCTTCAGCCTTCAGATTCTGGTGGATTTctgctcctctttctcctctgaGGAGTTTCTGGGAATCAGCTCTCCATTATCACCGAGCATGGCAGCAG TGGTCAGGAGCTTCCTGCAGCAGCATGAGGAGCACCGTGAGCGTCTGTATGAGGTGGAGGCTCCAGGAGGCTGGACTCAGCGACGAAACATCTGGCTCAACATCCGGCTGGACCGTTACCACCTTG GCATTAAAGAGGGGAGCAGTCCAACATCAGGGCAAACACAACAGAATAAAGGCAGCATCTCATTTCAGCAG TCACTGATCATCATTTCCACTGCCGATAATATAAACTCTTAG
- the fam169b gene encoding protein FAM169B isoform X3 translates to MSTGIMYPVDLPAVDDTELNSAAQQYLSTLAATPCSNEWFQCSQTSKVEITARNISQLQLFEDEQPTCVVLALHPPDDQTKVVALYLHGKWWHLDDVLRTSSKSRSGLVSVQTMMERVIVFLLSQVVERPSSGEVLFSLHPRTESCKVLWMDNQAVGFYSVKHKGSLCDGWTSCSYLLPVLDTVLVRRSCRRRGFSLQILVDFCSSFSSEEFLGISSPLSPSMAAVVRSFLQQHEEHRERLYEVEAPGGWTQRRNIWLNIRLDRYHLGIKEGSSPTSGQTQQNKGSISFQQWSRGSSRRKTAGCF, encoded by the exons ATGTCAACAGGAA TCATGTACCCAGTAGACCTGCCAGCTGTGGATGACACCGAGCTGAACTCTGCAGCTCAACAGTACCTCTCCACTTTGGCTGCAACACCATGCAGCAATGAGTGGTTTCAGTGCTCACAAACCTCAAAG GTGGAGATAACAGCGAGAAATAtaagccagctgcagctgtttgaaGATGAGCAACCAACCTGTGTGGTGCTGGCACTTCACCCTCCAGATGATCAAACTAAAG TGGTGGCTTTATACCTGCATGGCAAGTGGTGGCATTTGGATGATGTGTTGCGAACGTCAAGTAAATCCAGAAGTGGCTTGGTGTCG GTGCAGACGATGATGGAGCGGGTGATTGTGTTCCTGCTCAGTCAGGTAGTGGAGAGGCCTTCGTCAGGGGAGGTGTTATTCTCCCTGCACCCCCGCACAGAGAGCTGCAAAGTGCTGTGGATGGACAACCAGGCGGTCGGCTTCTACAGCGTCAAACACAAAG GCAGCCTGTGTGACGGCTGGACCAGCTGCAGCTACCTGCTGCCCGTCCTCGACACGGTGCTGGTaagaaggagctgcaggaggagaggCTTCAGCCTTCAGATTCTGGTGGATTTctgctcctctttctcctctgaGGAGTTTCTGGGAATCAGCTCTCCATTATCACCGAGCATGGCAGCAG TGGTCAGGAGCTTCCTGCAGCAGCATGAGGAGCACCGTGAGCGTCTGTATGAGGTGGAGGCTCCAGGAGGCTGGACTCAGCGACGAAACATCTGGCTCAACATCCGGCTGGACCGTTACCACCTTG GCATTAAAGAGGGGAGCAGTCCAACATCAGGGCAAACACAACAGAATAAAGGCAGCATCTCATTTCAGCAG TGGTCCCGGGGTTCTTCTAGAAGGAAAACTGCTGGATGTTTCTAG
- the fam169b gene encoding protein FAM169B isoform X1, which translates to MSTGIMYPVDLPAVDDTELNSAAQQYLSTLAATPCSNEWFQCSQTSKVEITARNISQLQLFEDEQPTCVVLALHPPDDQTKVVALYLHGKWWHLDDVLRTSSKSRSGLVSVQTMMERVIVFLLSQVVERPSSGEVLFSLHPRTESCKVLWMDNQAVGFYSVKHKGSLCDGWTSCSYLLPVLDTVLVRRSCRRRGFSLQILVDFCSSFSSEEFLGISSPLSPSMAAVVRSFLQQHEEHRERLYEVEAPGGWTQRRNIWLNIRLDRYHLGIKEGSSPTSGQTQQNKGSISFQQTCEMDHISLSSCNMNTLLLRASAEQQIKPGDMNHGKISLSSKISGTRCNPAVNADVLDCEPLTRSQITVQALKSKDTLSGKHSSDEPEEMQKSAKRSRMTVNL; encoded by the exons ATGTCAACAGGAA TCATGTACCCAGTAGACCTGCCAGCTGTGGATGACACCGAGCTGAACTCTGCAGCTCAACAGTACCTCTCCACTTTGGCTGCAACACCATGCAGCAATGAGTGGTTTCAGTGCTCACAAACCTCAAAG GTGGAGATAACAGCGAGAAATAtaagccagctgcagctgtttgaaGATGAGCAACCAACCTGTGTGGTGCTGGCACTTCACCCTCCAGATGATCAAACTAAAG TGGTGGCTTTATACCTGCATGGCAAGTGGTGGCATTTGGATGATGTGTTGCGAACGTCAAGTAAATCCAGAAGTGGCTTGGTGTCG GTGCAGACGATGATGGAGCGGGTGATTGTGTTCCTGCTCAGTCAGGTAGTGGAGAGGCCTTCGTCAGGGGAGGTGTTATTCTCCCTGCACCCCCGCACAGAGAGCTGCAAAGTGCTGTGGATGGACAACCAGGCGGTCGGCTTCTACAGCGTCAAACACAAAG GCAGCCTGTGTGACGGCTGGACCAGCTGCAGCTACCTGCTGCCCGTCCTCGACACGGTGCTGGTaagaaggagctgcaggaggagaggCTTCAGCCTTCAGATTCTGGTGGATTTctgctcctctttctcctctgaGGAGTTTCTGGGAATCAGCTCTCCATTATCACCGAGCATGGCAGCAG TGGTCAGGAGCTTCCTGCAGCAGCATGAGGAGCACCGTGAGCGTCTGTATGAGGTGGAGGCTCCAGGAGGCTGGACTCAGCGACGAAACATCTGGCTCAACATCCGGCTGGACCGTTACCACCTTG GCATTAAAGAGGGGAGCAGTCCAACATCAGGGCAAACACAACAGAATAAAGGCAGCATCTCATTTCAGCAG aCTTGTGAAATGGACCATATCTCACTGAGTAGCTGTAACATGAACACTCTACTGCTAAGAGCCTCTGCTGAGCAACAGATTAAACCTGGTGATATGAACCATGGAAAAATCTCCCTGAGCAGCAAGATCTCTGGGACAAGATGTAACCCTGCAGTTAATGCTGATGTTTTGGACTGTGAACCTCTCACCAGGTCCCAAATCACAGTGCAAGCTCTGAAATCCAAGGACACTCTGTCAGGAAAGCACAGCAGCGATGAACCggaggaaatgcaaaaaagtgCCAAAAGATCTAGAATGACTGTCAATCTGTGA